CGCGGGGCAAGCGGCTGCCTGCACGCCATGCCGACAAGCTGCTGGAGGAGGGGACGAAATTTCCCTATTCCGTCCTGAACCTCGATATCTGGGGCGAGGATGTCGAGGACAGCCCGCTGGTCTTCGAGATCGGTGATCCCGACGGGCTGCTGCTGCCGACCGAACGCGGCTTTTTGCCGATGCCGTGGCTGGATGCGCCGACCGCGCTGCTGCCCTTGTGGATGTTCCACCCCGACGGCCGCCCCTATGAGGGCGATCCGCGTCAGGCGCTGGCCCGTGTCGCCGAACGCTATCAGGCCGCCGGTCTGGTGCCGGTGGTCGCGACCGAGCTTGAATTCTTCCTGATCGACGATTCCGGCCGCCAGTTGCGGGTGCCGCCCAGCCCGCGTTCCGGCAAGCGCCGCACCGGCGGCGAGGTTCTCAGCCTCAAGGCGCTGGATGCCTTCGATCAGTTCTTCACCGCGCTTTACGACGCCTGCGAGACGATGGATGTGCCCGCCGACACCGCCATTTCCGAAGCCGGGCCGGGTCAGTTCGAGATCAACCTGATGCATCAGGCCGACCCGATGAAGGCCGCCGACGACACATGGCTGTTCAAGATGCTGGTCAAGGGCATCGCCCGCCAGTTCGGCTTTGCCGCCAGCTTCATGGCAAAACCCTATGAGATGTGGTCGGGCTCGGGGATGCATATGCATTTCTCGATCCTCGACCGGACCGGACGCAACATCTTCGACAATGGCGGCCCCGAGGGCACAGAGCAGTTGCGTCACGCGGTGGCGGGATGCCTGCGGGCCATGCCCGGTTCGACCCTGCTGTTTGCGCCGCATGAAAATTCCTATGACCGGCTGGTGCCCAATGCCCATGCGCCGACCGGCATCGGCTGGGCCTATGAAAACCGCACCGCCGCGATCCGCATTCCGTCATCGGGGCCGAAGGCGCGGCGGATCGAGCATCGGGTGGCGGGTGGCGACGTGAACCCCTATCTGACCGTGGCCGCGATCCTTGGCGCGGCGCTGGACGGGATCGAGGACCGGCTGGAACCACCCGCGCCGTTCAAGGGCAACGCCTATGACCAGAACCTTGACCAGCTTCCGGGCGACTGGGGCGCGGCGATCGAAGCCTTTGACAAATGCACCGAGATCCGCCGCATCTTCCCCGAGCATCTGGTCGAGAATTACCTGATGACCAAGCGGCAAGAGCTGCATTACATGGCCGAACTGTCCGACGAGGAAACGGTCGAGCTGTATCTGGACACGGTCTGACCGCCGCGCCCGCGATTTTTTTGCGGATGTCGGGAATAGACCTTCATGCCCCGCGTTCTTGTGGTGTCGGGCCGGACAGATCGGCCCGGCCTGTTCCAGTCAGAGGGTGATCAGATGGCACGCATCAACGGAAATGGCTCGGCGAACCGGCTGAACGGCACCTCGGTCGCCGATCTCATCTATGGCCGCGACGGAGAGGACACGATCCGGGGCAATGGCGGCAACGATACGATCCACGGCGGCGATGATGACGATCTGGTCTATGGCGGCGCCGGCCACGACCGGATTTTCGGCGGCAAGGGCGAGGATCGCCTGTTCGGCGGCGCGGGCAACGACATCATCCGCGATTCAAGCGGCAACGACCTGCTGGATGGCGGTGCAGGCAATGACCGCCTGTTCGCGGGCGAAGGCAATGACACCATCCGCGGCGGCTCGGGCAATGACTATGTCAGGGCAGGCGAGGGCAACGACATCGTCCGGCTGGGCAGCGGCAACGACCGCGCCTGGGGCGGCGAAGGCGATGACGCGATCTTCGGTGGTGCCGGGCGCGACATCATGTTCGGCGGAGAGGGCAACGATACCCTGAATGGCGGTGCCGGAAACGACGTGATGACCGGAGGCGAAGGCGCCGACCGCTTCGTCTTCAACGGTGGCCGCGACCGGATCACCGATTTCGAGCCCGGCGACGATCAGATCGACCTGCGCAGTTGGAACCAGCTGGACAGCTGGAGCGATGTGCGCGGTGCCTCGCGTCAGGTGGGCAGCGACGTGCATATCAATGTCGGTGCCCACAAGCTGATCATTGAGGATTTTCGGCTTGGACAAATGGACAGTGACGACTTTCTGTTCTGAAGAACGGCTTGACCGTCGGGCAGCGAGGGGCCAGAGATGGCCCCTCTTTTTTATCTGGCCGGGGCGCGCGCGATGTATCCTGATCTTTACCTGATGCGTCACGGGCAGACCGAGTGGAACCTTGCGGGCCGGTTGCAGGGCAGGCTGGATTCGCCCCTGACCGACAAGGGGATCGCGCAGGCCGAACGTCAGCGCGGGCTGGTCGCGGGGGTGGATGCCGCGCGTTACGCCAGCACGCAGGGCAGGGCGCAGGCCAGCGCCCGGATCGTCTTTGACGGTGCCGCATTCGCGGGCGATGACCGGCTGGTCGAAATCGATATCGGCGATCATGCGGGCTCAAGCTATGCCGCGCTTCGCGCGCGGATGCCCGAGATCTTCACCGGCGGGCGGCTGGACTGGTATGACCGCGTGCCCGGCGGCGAGGGGTTTTCGGGGCTTGAGGCACGCTGCCGCGCGTTTCTGGACGGGCTGACCGGCCCGGCGCTGATCGTCACGCATGGCATCACGCTGAGAATGCTGCGGGTGCTGGCGCTTGGCTGGCCTATGGCGCGGCTGCCGCATTATTCGGTCGAACAGGGCGCGGTCCATGTGATCCGCGATGGCCGCTCCGAGATCTGGCGCTGAAGGCTCAGACCGCCGCGCTGGCCAGCGCCAGCCCGTCCACCACCACGGTAAAGGCCTGCGCCCGTTCCTGCGTCGCGTCGGGGCACAGCTGCTGCGCCATACCGGTGACCAGATCCATCAGGCTGGAGCCCCCGACCAGCACCACATGCCCGATCTGCCGGGGTGCGACGCCCGCCCGATCCAGCACCTGCATCGCGGCACTGCGCAGATCAGTGGAAAAGCCCGCAAGGGTCCGGTCCAGCATGTCCCGGGTCAGCGGCGAGGACAGGCCGCGCTGAATGAAGCCCATCGCGATCTGCGCGTCATTGGCGCCGGAATTGGCCGCGATCTTGCCGCGTTCGGTCGCGAAGGCCAGATCATGGCCCAGTTCCTCTTCCAGCACCGTGACCAGCCGGTTCAGCCTGTCCGGCTCGACCGCCAGCCGCGCCATGGATTGCGCCATGCGCCGGGTCTCGGGGGTATAGAGGAACGGGATCTTGGCCCATGTTGCCAGATCGGCAAAGGTCGCATTCGGCACCGGCAACAGGCCCGGCCCCATTTCCCGGCGCAGCTGGCTGCCGTGACCCAGCACGGGCATGGCATGGGCCATCGACAGCGCATGGTCGAAATCGGTGCCGCCCAGACGGATTCCGTGGCTGGCGATGATCTGTGGCAGGCGTGACCCGTCGCTGCGAAAGACGGTGAAATCCGAGGTGCCGCCGCCGATATCGACGATCAGCCCCAGATCGCCCGCGCGGCCAAAGCCGTGACTGGCAAAGGCGGCGGCCTCGGGCTCGGGCAGGAAATCGACGTGATCGAAACCCGCGGCAAGATAGCAGTCGCGCAGATCGGTCAGCGCGCGGGCGTCGCGCTGCGCATCGGCGCTGTGGAAATGCACCGGGCGGCCCGACAGGGCGCGGCGGAAGGGCTGGCCGGTGGCGGATTCGGCCTGTTCGCGGATGCGGGTCAGAAAGGCGCTGATGATGGCGGCGATGCTGCGGCGTTTGCCGCCGATCAGCCGGGTTTCATGCAGCAGCGATGTGCCCAGAACGCTTTTCAGCGCCCGCATATAGCGGCCTTCCTCGCCGCCGATCAGCGCCTGGGCGGCGGCTTCTCCGACCCGCATCGGCCCGCCCGAATGGGGAAAGAACACCGCCGTGGGCAGGGTTTCCTGCCCGTCCTCCAGCGCGATGCGATGGGGCTGGCCGTCGCGCAGCACCGCCACCGCCGTGTTTGAGGTGCCGAAATCGATTGCCAGAATGTCTTGTGCCATGACGCCCTCGGAGAATGGAGAGCCGATGCTGCTAACCGCCCCGGCGCCGGGGTGCAAGCCACCCCGCGCCAGTCGCGGTCGTCAGCGCCGTGGCGCTTTGGGGGGGCGGCCCGGTTTCGCGGCCCCGCCCTCGGTCCGGGCGCGGCGCGGCCATGCGTCGGCACCCTTGCTGGCCGTGGCCTTGCGTGCCGGGGGCTTGCCGGTGGTGGCCGTCGCCTTGCCGCGATGGGGCTTTGGCGCGTCGGCTTTGGCGCCGCGCTGCTTGCGTTCGCTGGTGGTCCAGCGGGCCTTGCGCGGCTTCGCGCCGTCTTCCGCCGGGGCCGCGATCTCGTGCGGGGTATCGGCCAGCACTTCGGCTATGGCCTCTTCGCGGGCCTTGCGGCGGGTGGTCTTGTCCGGCGCGGGCCACTCGGGTGCCGGTTTGGCGCGTTCGGGCCGGGGATATTCCGGCCGCGCCCGTTCGGCACGCGGTGCGGGGCGGGACGTAGGGCGGGATGTGGGGCGGTCAAAATCAGGCTCGCCCTCGATCTGGCGCAGGATCAGGTCGTCGCCGATTTCCTGCCCGTCCTTGAACTGGCCTGCGACCTCGGCCGCGATCTGGACGAAGGTGATGTCCTGCCGCACCCGGATCGCACCGATCGAATCGCGGCTGATCCCGCCAGCCTCGCACAGTTTGGGCAGCAGCCAGCGGGCCTCGGCCCGGCCGGTATGGCCGACCGACAGCGTGAACCAGACCGACGCGCCGAATTCGCGCCGCTCTCGTGGGGCGGCGGCATCAGGGGCGGCGGCCTCGGCCAGTTCCTCGGGAGCGGGGCGGCCTTCGCGCCACAGCCGGATAAAGGCCTGCGCCACCTGTTCCGCGCCAAAGCGTTCCAGAACCTGCGCAGCCAGCGCGGAGTCCTCGACCGGTTCGGTCAGGCCCGGATGGGCCAGCATGCGTTCGTCATCGCGGCCCCGAACCTCATCGGCCGAGGGCGCCTTGCCCCATTCCGCCGTGACCCTGGCCCGTTGCAGCAGCCTTTGCGCGCGCTTGTAATCGGGGGGCGTCACCACCAGCGCCGAGACGCCCTTGGCCCCCGCCCGCCCGGTGCGCCCGGAACGGTGCAGCAGCGTTTCGGGATTGGTCGGCAGATCGGCATGGATCACCAGTTCCAGCCCCGGCAGGTCGATACCGCGCGCCGCCACATCGGTGGCGATGCAGACCCGTGCCCGCCCGTCGCGCAGCGATTGCAGTGCGTGGCTGCGTTCCTGCTGGCTGAGTTCGCCCGACAGCGCCACGACGCGAAAGCCGCGATTGCCCATCCGCGCCAGCAGGTGATTCACATTGGCGCGGGTCTTGCAGAAGATGATCGCCCGCTGCGCCTCGTGAAAGCGCAGCAGGTTGAAGATGGCGTTTTCCTTGTCGCGCGCCAGCACGCTGAAGGCGCGATATTCGATATCGACATGCTGGCGGGCATCGCCCGCGACATTGATGCGCAGGCTGTTGCGCTGGAAATCGCGGGCCAGCGCCTCGATATCGGGAGAGACGGTGGCCGAGAACATCAGCGTGCGGCGGCTGGCGGGGGCAGCGGCAAGGATGAAGGTCAGGTCATCGCGAAAGCCCAGATCCAGCATCTCGTCGGCTTCGTCCAGAACCGCGACGCACAGGTCGGACAGCACCAGCCCACCACGCTCGATATGGTCGCGCAGACGGCCCGGCGTGCCGACGACAATATGCGCGCCACGTTCCAGCGCGCGCCGTTCGGTGCGGTAATCCATGCCACCCACGCAGGTCGCGATGCGCGCCCCGGCATCTGCGTAAAGCCAGCCCAGTTCGCGCGCCACCTGCAAGGCCAGTTCGCGCGTCGGCGCGATGACCAGCGCCAGCGGATGGTCGACGGGCAGCAGCGGCGGCTGATCGGGCAGGATCTGCGGCGCGACGGACAGGCCGAAGGCGACGGTCTTGCCCGACCCGGTCTGGGCCGAGACCAGCAGGTCGCGCCCCGCGGCATCGGGCGACAGGATCGCGGATTGAACGGAAGTCAGGGTCTCATAGCCCTTGGCAGCCAGCGCCGAGGCCAGCGGGGCGGAAATGTCGATCTGGGTCATTAACCTATGTCAGGCAGCGGGGTGCATGCACCCGATGGGAGGCGCCGCTTGCCCTCGGTCAGCGAATCCCACAAGTCGCCTGGAAAGGGGCTGCAAGAGCCAAAGGACGCCGCATAACGCCTTGCCGCGTCAAAGTCAAAGGGAATTGAGCCCGCATATGTGGCCTGTCGCCGCAGGCCGGACTGTGAAGGGCGTGACAGGCTGGAAAATACTGCCGAGGGGCGCGAACACCGGGACCGCAACAGAAAAAGGCCCCGGCAATCACCTGCCGGGGCCTGCATTCCGTCAAAACCGCCCGCCCGATTACTCGGTGGCTTCTTCGGTCTCTTCTTCGGTCTCTCCGCCATCGTCGCTGGAACGCAGCGCCGACGGAGCGGCGAGGTTGGCGATGACGAAGTTCCGGTCGATGGTCGCCTTGACGCCCTTGGGCAGCTTCACATCGTTGATATGGATGGTGTCGCCCACTTCCAGACCTTCCAGATCGACCGTCAGGTGGTCGGGAATGTCACCGGCGGTCACGATCAACTCGACCTCGCCGCGCACCGTCACCAGCGTGCCGCCCTTTTTCAGGCCGGGGCAGGTTTCGTGGTTCACGAATTCGACCGGGATATACAGGTTCACTTTCGAGTTGCTGCGCAGGCGCATGAAGTCGATATGGATCGGCAGATCCTTGACGACGTCCTTCTGCACGCTGCGGCAGATCACGCGCACATCCTGCTGGCCGTCAACCTTCAGGTTCCACAGGGTGGACATGAAGCGACCGGCGCGCAGTTTGGTCAGCAGCTTGTTGAAGTCGAACTGGATGGAGACCGGGTCCTTGTGGTCGCCATATACGATTCCGGGCACCTTGCCTTCACGACGAGCTTGGCGGGCGGCCCCCTTGCCTGTCCCCGCGCGCGGCTCGGCCACCAGATCCGGGATCACTTTGGCCATGATTCTGTTCCTTTACCTTGGTTAAGTCGCCATCCTCCAAGGGTGCATGACGACAAGTCGCGTCCCTTAGCCGAAGCGCAGGGGAAAGTGAAGGTCAAACTGCACCTGCGAAAAGCAGAGTTTGACTCGGCGGATATTTGCCTATTATGTAGAATCGGCGGAAAGTCGCCAGTATTTAAGAGTGTCATCATTTCATGTCCCCCAGATATCATGCGCTTGACTATCTCAAAATCCTGCTGGTCTCTGGCGTGGTGCTGGCTCATGCGGGGCTGATGTCGAACCATATTCCGCAATGGGGTTATCTGGTCGGCAACGGTCTGTTGCGGGCCACGGTGCCGACTTTCGCGTTGCTGACCGGGGCGGGGCTGTTCCATACCATGCGGCGCGGCCGGTTACGGCGGTGGAGCGCGGCGATGCTCTCGGTCTATCTGATCTGGTGCGTGATCTACGCACCGATCTGGCTGCGTGACATCACCGGCCCGGCGCAGCTTGCACAGCGGCTGTTCTTCGGGCCGATGCATCTGTGGTATCTGGCGGCAATGTTGCTGGCGACGGCGATCCTTGCGCTGGTTCTGCATGGCGCGGCAGATGCAGCCTCGGGGCGCAGGCGGGTGATCGCGACCGTCCTTGTCACTGGCCTTGCGGGCAGTTTCCTGCAATTCGCGGGCTTTTTTGGCTGGCTGAGACTGGAGGGGGACGAGATCCGCAACGGCCTTTTCCTAATCTATCCCTTCGCCGGGCTTGGCTATCTGCTGGCCGACTGGGTCGAGCGTCATGGCCGCGACGCTCTGCCATCGGCCAAGGTGCTGTGGCTTGGCCTTGCCATCGTCATTGCCCTGCGTCTGGGCGAGGCAATGCTGGATATGGCGGTTTTCGGAACCTCGCTGGGAACGGTGCCCGAATTTCCGCCGCTGGCCTATGGGTTCTCGGCTCTGCTGTTTCTCGCCTTCATCCGTCTGGAGGTTCCGGCGCCATTCGTGGACCTGTCAACCATATCGGCGGTGACATATCTGATGCATATGGGCTTCATCCTGCTGCTGCTGCATTTCGGCATCAGGAATCCGTGGCTGATGTTCTGGGGTGGATTGCTGCTGCCCATGCTGATCGCGGTTGCCTTGCCGCGGCTGCCCTGGCTTGGACGGCGCAGGGCCGCGCCCGCGCCCGTCCCAAGGCAGCCGGAATAATCCACCTCAGCTCATATATTCGTCGGTGAAACCCTTGGGAAGCAGCAGGTTGTGGCGACCCAGGGCCTTCACATCACGCTCTCCGCACAGTGCCATGGTGGTGTCCAGCTCGTTGCGGATCACCTCCAGCGCCTTGCTCACCCCGGCCTCGCCCATCGCGCCCAGACCGTGGATGAAGGCGCGCCCGATCCAGGTTGCGTGGGCCCCCAACGCCAGCGCCTTCAGCACGTCCTGACCCGAGCGGATGCCGCTGTCCATATGAACCTCGACCCGGTCGCCCACGGCCTCGACGATATGCGGCAACATGCGGATCGCGCTCAGCGCGCCATCCAGCTGCCGCCCGCCATGATTGCTGACGATGATTGCATCGGCGCCGAAATCCGCCGCGATCCGCGCATCCTCGGGATCGAGGATCCCCTTCAGGATCAGCTTGCCGACCCACAGATCGCGGATCCGGGCGATCTTGTCCCAGTCCAGCCGCTCATCGAACTGCTCGGCGGTCCAGCTGGACAGCGACGAGGTATCGCCAACCCCCTTCGCATGGCCGACGATATTGCCGAAAAAGCGCCGCCTGGTGCCCAGCATCCCCATGCCCCAGCGCCATTTCGTTGCCAGATTCAGCATCGTCGGCAAGGTCAGCTTGGGCGGGGCGGACAGCCCGTTCTTCAGATCCTTGTGCCGCTGACCCAGAATCTGCAAATCCAGCGTCAGCAACAATGCGCTGCAATTGGCGCGTTTGGCCCGTTCGATGATGGCCTCCAGAAACGCCTGATCCTTCATCACATACAGCTGGAACATGAAGGGCTTTGTCGTATGCGCGGCCACATCCTCGATGGAACAGATCGACATGGTGGACAGACAGAAGGGCACCCCGAATGTCTCGGCCGCCCGCGCCGCCAGAATCTCGCCATCGGCATGCTGCATCCCGGTCAGCCCCACCGGCGCCAGCCCCACCGGCATCGAGACCGGCAGCCCCGCCATATCCGAGGCAAGGCTCCGGTTCGACATGTCCACCGCCACCTTCTGACGCAGCCTTATGCGGGCGAAGTCGGTCGTGTTCTCGCGAAAGGTCTGTTCGGTATAGCTGCCCGATTCGGCATAGTCATAAAACATCCGCGGCGTGCGGGCCTTATGCAGAACCTTCAGATCCTCGATGCAGGTAATGGCCGGCTTGGGGAATAGGGACATGGTCGCCTCCGCATGATTGGTAAGAATTTTTTACCGACGGATTCGCATCAGGGCAACCGTGCCGTCACTCGGGCCGCATGATTTGCCGCCGCGCCGGACTGTCGGCTTCGATCACCGGCCCGCGCAAACCGGCAGCCCGGCTGCGCAACGCGGCGGCACGGGCTGACAACTGGGCCTCGGCTTCGGCGCCCCCCGTGCCGGCATGGGCGGGCAGGGCCGGCTCGGCCAGCATCTGCGCGGTCGGCAACAGATGCGGATAATCCTCCGCCTCACCCGCGCAACCGGCAAGACCCGAAACACATATGACGGCGATCATGCGAATATCCATCCGCGCAGATTACGTCGCCCGCGCCACCGCCACAACGGGCTTTCCCGCCCTCCGGCCTGCCTCATCTCTGGTGTTCAAATATCCCTCTTCCACCGCTTGCCCCGAATGCCGCGTCAGCCGATACTCGCGCCATGAGTCTGCCACCCGGTTTCCTTGACGAGCTTCGCACCCGAGTGCCGATCAGTCGCGTGATCGGGCGCAAGGTGGTCTGGGATCTGCGCAAATCCAATCAGGCGCGGGGTGACTGGTGGGCGCCTTGCCCCTTCCATCAGGAAAAATCGGCCAGCTTCCATTGCGACGACCAGAAGGGGTTCTATTACTGCTTCGGCTGCCAGGCCAAGGGCGATGTGCTGACCTTCCTGCGCGAATCCGACGGGATGGAGTTCATGGATGCGGTCCGCTTCCTTGCCGCCGAGGCCGGGATGTCGCTGCCCGAACCCGATCCGCGCGCCCGCGAACGCAGCGACCGGCGCGACCAGCTGCTCAAGGTGACCGAAGCGGCGCTGCGCTGGTTCCGCCTGCAACTCCAGACGGCGGCTGCGGCAGAGGCGCGCGATTACCTGACCCGGCGCGGGCTGGACCAGCCGGCGCTCGACCGGTTCGAGATCGGCTTTGCCCCCGACAACCGCCACGCCCTGACGCGCGCCCTGCGCGAAAAGGGCTTCGAGGAATCGCAGATCGTCGAGGCGGGCATGTCCGCGCGCCCGGATGATGGCGGGGCGGCCTATGACCGGTTCCGGGGCCGCATCATCTTTCCGATCCGCGATGGCCGCGACCGGGTGATCGGCTTTGGCGGCCGGGCGATGGACCCCAATGCCCGGGCCAAATATCTCAACAGCCCGGAAACGCCGCTCTTCGACAAGGGCCGCAACCTCTATCACTTGGGTCCGGCGCGGGCGGCGGTGGCCAAGGGTCAGCCGCTGATCGTGGCCGAGGGCTACATGGATGTGATCGCGCTGGCCCGCGCCGGTTTCGAGGGCACCGTCGCCCCCCTCGGCACCGCGATCACCGAGGATCAGCTGCGGTTGATGTGGCGCATCTCGCCCGAGCCGGTGATCGCGCTGGACGGCGATGCGGCGGGGTTGCGCGCGGCGCAGCGGCTGATCGATCTGGCGCTGCCGATGACCGGGCCGGGGCAGGCGCTGCGCTTCGTGTTGCTGCCGGCGGGGCAGGACCCGGATGACCTGATCAAATCCGCCGGGGCCGGGGCGATGCGGGCGCTGCTGGATCAGGCCCGGCCGCTGATCGACCTGCTCTGGACCCGCGAAACCGAAGGCCAGCGTTTCGACAGCCCCGAACGCAAGGCCGCGCTGGACCGCCGCCTGCAAGAGGCCATCGCCCGGATCCCCGACGAACTGACCCGCCGCCACTATACCGAGGAAATCCGCCGCAAGCGGTGGGAGCTGTTCGGCAACCGTCCCCCGGGCAATCGTGGTCAGGGGGGGCGCCCCGCGGGCGGCAGGCCCGCGCGGTCCGGCAAGGCCTCGATGGCCGCGACCGGACCGATCCCCGCCATCCCGCTGGACGGTCCGAATGCGGGTCCGGCGCTGCTGGAAGGCGCGGCCCTGCTGATCTGCGCCCTGCGCCCCGAGATGATCGCCGCCGCCGAACCCCGCCTTGAACGGCTGTCGCCCCGCGATCCGGGCCGGGCGGCGCTGCTTCATGATCTTCTGGTTGCGGACAGCAGCGATGCCGGACGGCAGGCCCTTGAAACCCTGCGCGCCGACGCCCATCTGGGCCTGACCCCCGCCGTGATCGAACAGCAGGATGCCGAGGCCGCGGCCGCCATCCTGACGAATCTTCTGGACCGGCTGGAGGCCCATCGCGCAGCCAGCGCCGAACTGGCACGCGCCGAAGCAGAGATACAGGGTGAGGTCGATGAGGGCCTGACCTGGCGCATGCAGCAGACAGCGCGCGCAAGGCACCGCGCCGAGCGCCCGGACATGGAGGATTCCGGCGATCTGAACGAGGATCGCGATGCGCTTTCAGCGCAGCTTCAGACCTGGCTCAGCGGTGAAATCTGGCGCAAACCACCGCGACGCTAGGCTGATTCGCCGAATCGGCACCTGATTCGCGAATCATTGGCGACCCCGGCCTTTGATTCGCTTTTGAAGCGGGGTAAAAACGACAACCGATTCCCAGACGATTCGCGGACCAGCCGTGGGTGTCCGCCCCAGAAGGAGCCGTCAATGGCCGCCAAGGACGACGAACACGACAAGACCGACAAGGACGATAATGCGCACACGCTGGACATGAGCCAGGCGGCCGTCAAGCGCATGATCGCCGAGGCGCGCGAA
The Paracoccus alcaliphilus DNA segment above includes these coding regions:
- a CDS encoding glutamine synthetase family protein; the protein is MMDWLRDHPEVKTIRVAAADLNGVARGKRLPARHADKLLEEGTKFPYSVLNLDIWGEDVEDSPLVFEIGDPDGLLLPTERGFLPMPWLDAPTALLPLWMFHPDGRPYEGDPRQALARVAERYQAAGLVPVVATELEFFLIDDSGRQLRVPPSPRSGKRRTGGEVLSLKALDAFDQFFTALYDACETMDVPADTAISEAGPGQFEINLMHQADPMKAADDTWLFKMLVKGIARQFGFAASFMAKPYEMWSGSGMHMHFSILDRTGRNIFDNGGPEGTEQLRHAVAGCLRAMPGSTLLFAPHENSYDRLVPNAHAPTGIGWAYENRTAAIRIPSSGPKARRIEHRVAGGDVNPYLTVAAILGAALDGIEDRLEPPAPFKGNAYDQNLDQLPGDWGAAIEAFDKCTEIRRIFPEHLVENYLMTKRQELHYMAELSDEETVELYLDTV
- a CDS encoding calcium-binding protein, coding for MPRVLVVSGRTDRPGLFQSEGDQMARINGNGSANRLNGTSVADLIYGRDGEDTIRGNGGNDTIHGGDDDDLVYGGAGHDRIFGGKGEDRLFGGAGNDIIRDSSGNDLLDGGAGNDRLFAGEGNDTIRGGSGNDYVRAGEGNDIVRLGSGNDRAWGGEGDDAIFGGAGRDIMFGGEGNDTLNGGAGNDVMTGGEGADRFVFNGGRDRITDFEPGDDQIDLRSWNQLDSWSDVRGASRQVGSDVHINVGAHKLIIEDFRLGQMDSDDFLF
- a CDS encoding histidine phosphatase family protein, translating into MAPLFYLAGARAMYPDLYLMRHGQTEWNLAGRLQGRLDSPLTDKGIAQAERQRGLVAGVDAARYASTQGRAQASARIVFDGAAFAGDDRLVEIDIGDHAGSSYAALRARMPEIFTGGRLDWYDRVPGGEGFSGLEARCRAFLDGLTGPALIVTHGITLRMLRVLALGWPMARLPHYSVEQGAVHVIRDGRSEIWR
- a CDS encoding Hsp70 family protein → MAQDILAIDFGTSNTAVAVLRDGQPHRIALEDGQETLPTAVFFPHSGGPMRVGEAAAQALIGGEEGRYMRALKSVLGTSLLHETRLIGGKRRSIAAIISAFLTRIREQAESATGQPFRRALSGRPVHFHSADAQRDARALTDLRDCYLAAGFDHVDFLPEPEAAAFASHGFGRAGDLGLIVDIGGGTSDFTVFRSDGSRLPQIIASHGIRLGGTDFDHALSMAHAMPVLGHGSQLRREMGPGLLPVPNATFADLATWAKIPFLYTPETRRMAQSMARLAVEPDRLNRLVTVLEEELGHDLAFATERGKIAANSGANDAQIAMGFIQRGLSSPLTRDMLDRTLAGFSTDLRSAAMQVLDRAGVAPRQIGHVVLVGGSSLMDLVTGMAQQLCPDATQERAQAFTVVVDGLALASAAV
- a CDS encoding DEAD/DEAH box helicase, with protein sequence MTQIDISAPLASALAAKGYETLTSVQSAILSPDAAGRDLLVSAQTGSGKTVAFGLSVAPQILPDQPPLLPVDHPLALVIAPTRELALQVARELGWLYADAGARIATCVGGMDYRTERRALERGAHIVVGTPGRLRDHIERGGLVLSDLCVAVLDEADEMLDLGFRDDLTFILAAAPASRRTLMFSATVSPDIEALARDFQRNSLRINVAGDARQHVDIEYRAFSVLARDKENAIFNLLRFHEAQRAIIFCKTRANVNHLLARMGNRGFRVVALSGELSQQERSHALQSLRDGRARVCIATDVAARGIDLPGLELVIHADLPTNPETLLHRSGRTGRAGAKGVSALVVTPPDYKRAQRLLQRARVTAEWGKAPSADEVRGRDDERMLAHPGLTEPVEDSALAAQVLERFGAEQVAQAFIRLWREGRPAPEELAEAAAPDAAAPRERREFGASVWFTLSVGHTGRAEARWLLPKLCEAGGISRDSIGAIRVRQDITFVQIAAEVAGQFKDGQEIGDDLILRQIEGEPDFDRPTSRPTSRPAPRAERARPEYPRPERAKPAPEWPAPDKTTRRKAREEAIAEVLADTPHEIAAPAEDGAKPRKARWTTSERKQRGAKADAPKPHRGKATATTGKPPARKATASKGADAWPRRARTEGGAAKPGRPPKAPRR
- a CDS encoding 50S ribosomal protein L25/general stress protein Ctc, with translation MAKVIPDLVAEPRAGTGKGAARQARREGKVPGIVYGDHKDPVSIQFDFNKLLTKLRAGRFMSTLWNLKVDGQQDVRVICRSVQKDVVKDLPIHIDFMRLRSNSKVNLYIPVEFVNHETCPGLKKGGTLVTVRGEVELIVTAGDIPDHLTVDLEGLEVGDTIHINDVKLPKGVKATIDRNFVIANLAAPSALRSSDDGGETEEETEEATE
- a CDS encoding acyltransferase family protein — translated: MSPRYHALDYLKILLVSGVVLAHAGLMSNHIPQWGYLVGNGLLRATVPTFALLTGAGLFHTMRRGRLRRWSAAMLSVYLIWCVIYAPIWLRDITGPAQLAQRLFFGPMHLWYLAAMLLATAILALVLHGAADAASGRRRVIATVLVTGLAGSFLQFAGFFGWLRLEGDEIRNGLFLIYPFAGLGYLLADWVERHGRDALPSAKVLWLGLAIVIALRLGEAMLDMAVFGTSLGTVPEFPPLAYGFSALLFLAFIRLEVPAPFVDLSTISAVTYLMHMGFILLLLHFGIRNPWLMFWGGLLLPMLIAVALPRLPWLGRRRAAPAPVPRQPE
- a CDS encoding alpha-hydroxy acid oxidase, translated to MSLFPKPAITCIEDLKVLHKARTPRMFYDYAESGSYTEQTFRENTTDFARIRLRQKVAVDMSNRSLASDMAGLPVSMPVGLAPVGLTGMQHADGEILAARAAETFGVPFCLSTMSICSIEDVAAHTTKPFMFQLYVMKDQAFLEAIIERAKRANCSALLLTLDLQILGQRHKDLKNGLSAPPKLTLPTMLNLATKWRWGMGMLGTRRRFFGNIVGHAKGVGDTSSLSSWTAEQFDERLDWDKIARIRDLWVGKLILKGILDPEDARIAADFGADAIIVSNHGGRQLDGALSAIRMLPHIVEAVGDRVEVHMDSGIRSGQDVLKALALGAHATWIGRAFIHGLGAMGEAGVSKALEVIRNELDTTMALCGERDVKALGRHNLLLPKGFTDEYMS